A genomic region of Dactylococcopsis salina PCC 8305 contains the following coding sequences:
- a CDS encoding NAD(P)H-quinone oxidoreductase subunit 5, whose product MEQLYQYAWLIPVIPLVGAMIVGVGLISFNQATSRLRQPVAIFIVSLMGVTMGLSFALLWSQINGHEAFLNTFEWAAAGDFKLTMGYTIDHLTTVMLAVVTTVAFLVMIYTDGYMAHDAGYVRFYAYLSLFASSMLGLVISPNLVQVYIFWELVGMASYLLIGFWYDRKAAADACQKAFVVNRVGDFGFLLGMLGLYWATGTFEFSEMGVQLETLVESGVIGASLASLFGVLVFLGPVAKSAQFPLHVWLPDAMEGPTPISALIHAATMVAAGVFLIARMYPVFENLPSVMTIIAWTGAFTAFLGATIALTQNDIKKGLAYSTISQLGYMVMAMGVGGYTAGLFHLMTHAFFKAMLFLCSGSVIHGMEEVVGHNPALAQDMRLMGGLRKYMPITSLTFLVGTLAICGIPPFAGFWSKDEILSVAFSANPALWFIGWLTAGLTAFYMFRMYFITFEGQFRGNDQSILDSLKPAFGPGAMDTRELESEQEEEEHHHSDTPHESPVSMTLPLVILAIPSIAIGWLGKPWENFFEEFVFAPGETLEEVQEMMAAFEWSEFLIMAGNSVGIALIGITVASLMYQSKKIDPSAIAQKFPSLYRFSLNKWYFDELFNNIFVKGSRRVARQVLEVDYRVVDGAVNLTGLMAIISGEGLKYFENGRAQFYALIVFGAVLGFVIVFSVA is encoded by the coding sequence ATGGAACAACTATATCAATATGCTTGGCTAATCCCTGTTATCCCTCTCGTTGGTGCAATGATTGTGGGAGTCGGGTTAATCTCATTTAACCAAGCCACCAGTCGTTTACGTCAACCTGTCGCTATTTTTATCGTCTCTTTGATGGGAGTGACCATGGGGTTATCCTTTGCGCTGCTATGGAGTCAGATTAATGGACATGAAGCGTTCCTGAATACCTTTGAATGGGCGGCAGCAGGAGATTTTAAACTCACCATGGGTTACACCATCGACCATTTAACCACTGTCATGTTAGCGGTGGTGACAACAGTGGCGTTTCTGGTGATGATCTATACCGATGGCTATATGGCACATGATGCGGGTTATGTGCGCTTTTACGCTTATTTAAGTTTGTTTGCTTCTTCGATGTTGGGCTTAGTGATTAGTCCCAACTTAGTGCAAGTTTATATTTTCTGGGAGTTGGTGGGAATGGCTTCCTATCTCCTCATCGGATTCTGGTACGATCGAAAAGCTGCCGCCGATGCTTGTCAGAAAGCGTTTGTGGTTAACCGTGTCGGTGACTTTGGCTTCCTGCTGGGAATGTTGGGGTTATATTGGGCAACGGGAACGTTTGAGTTTTCCGAAATGGGAGTCCAATTAGAAACCCTAGTGGAATCTGGCGTTATCGGTGCGAGTCTCGCTTCCTTGTTTGGGGTGTTAGTATTCTTGGGTCCGGTGGCAAAATCTGCACAGTTTCCCCTTCATGTGTGGCTACCCGATGCGATGGAGGGCCCAACGCCGATTTCTGCTTTAATTCACGCCGCCACGATGGTCGCTGCGGGAGTTTTCTTAATTGCGCGGATGTATCCCGTATTTGAGAATTTACCGTCGGTAATGACGATTATTGCTTGGACGGGTGCGTTTACTGCGTTTTTGGGCGCAACGATCGCGCTTACCCAAAATGATATTAAAAAAGGATTAGCATACTCTACCATTTCCCAATTAGGTTATATGGTAATGGCGATGGGCGTCGGCGGTTACACCGCAGGGCTGTTTCACCTGATGACTCATGCTTTCTTCAAGGCGATGTTATTCCTCTGTTCTGGTTCTGTGATTCATGGCATGGAAGAAGTGGTCGGTCATAATCCAGCACTCGCCCAAGATATGCGCTTGATGGGTGGTTTACGGAAATATATGCCAATTACCTCTTTAACTTTTCTCGTGGGAACTCTCGCCATCTGTGGGATTCCTCCTTTTGCTGGTTTTTGGTCAAAAGATGAGATTCTCTCTGTTGCTTTTAGTGCCAATCCTGCTTTATGGTTTATCGGCTGGTTAACGGCGGGTTTAACTGCTTTTTATATGTTCCGAATGTATTTTATTACCTTTGAGGGGCAGTTTCGAGGCAATGATCAGTCGATTTTGGATTCCCTAAAACCTGCGTTTGGTCCGGGTGCGATGGATACCCGCGAATTAGAATCGGAACAGGAAGAAGAGGAACATCATCACAGTGACACGCCTCACGAATCCCCTGTCAGCATGACCTTACCCTTAGTAATTTTAGCGATTCCTTCGATCGCGATCGGTTGGTTGGGTAAACCCTGGGAAAACTTCTTTGAGGAGTTTGTGTTTGCGCCAGGAGAAACCCTAGAAGAAGTCCAAGAAATGATGGCGGCGTTTGAATGGTCGGAATTTTTGATTATGGCGGGAAACTCCGTGGGAATCGCTCTCATTGGCATTACCGTTGCTTCTTTGATGTATCAAAGCAAAAAAATCGACCCCAGCGCGATCGCGCAAAAATTCCCTTCTCTCTACCGCTTCTCTCTCAACAAATGGTACTTTGACGAACTTTTTAACAACATCTTTGTTAAAGGAAGTCGTCGTGTCGCCAGACAAGTTTTAGAAGTAGATTACCGCGTCGTTGATGGTGCTGTTAACCTCACTGGTTTAATGGCGATTATCAGCGGTGAAGGGCTGAAATACTTTGAAAATGGTCGCGCCCAATTTTACGCCTTAATTGTTTTTGGGGCAGTATTAGGCTTTGTGATTGTTTTTAGTGTCGCTTAA
- the hrcA gene encoding heat-inducible transcriptional repressor HrcA, producing MSKTMRLKERHQNILSATIHKYVATAEPVSSKTLVNEYNLTVSSATVRNAMGWLEKAGLLYQPHTSAGRIPSDWGYRTYVDQIMLPDRALREQLDQLLSQAIKEEVGSLEALLYGVAQLLATLSGYIALITFPQQQTSYLRHLQLVPLENRRIMLIIITDSYQTQSGLIDPPRRITEKLEAGEDIEQELDLLSNFLNQKLQGRSLSELATLKARDLEQEWKQDGEFLEEICQQVLQRCQSGASSQILVRGISQVLQQPEFSQLQQVQTLLHLLEAEQDQLRSVICNVVEGGVTVKIGSENPLEPMQTCSLVSANYYQGESPAGSLGLVGPTRMLYENAIALVEVAADTLSQSLSQG from the coding sequence ATGTCTAAAACCATGCGACTAAAAGAACGTCATCAAAACATTCTGTCGGCAACTATCCATAAATATGTTGCCACAGCAGAACCGGTGAGTTCTAAAACTTTGGTCAATGAATATAATCTTACGGTAAGTTCGGCAACTGTCCGTAATGCGATGGGATGGTTGGAAAAAGCGGGCTTACTGTATCAACCTCATACGTCTGCCGGACGCATTCCTTCTGACTGGGGATATCGTACTTATGTTGATCAGATCATGCTCCCCGATCGCGCTTTAAGAGAACAATTGGATCAGCTTTTAAGTCAGGCGATCAAGGAGGAAGTGGGAAGTTTAGAGGCGCTGTTATATGGGGTGGCGCAACTGTTAGCGACGCTTAGTGGTTACATTGCGTTAATTACGTTTCCCCAACAACAAACGTCTTATTTGCGTCATTTACAATTAGTTCCCCTAGAGAATCGGCGGATCATGCTGATTATTATTACCGATTCTTATCAAACTCAGTCGGGATTAATTGATCCACCGAGAAGAATTACAGAAAAACTGGAAGCGGGAGAAGACATTGAACAAGAGTTAGATTTATTATCTAATTTTCTGAACCAGAAGCTACAAGGTCGATCGCTGTCGGAGTTAGCAACCCTGAAAGCAAGGGATTTAGAACAAGAATGGAAACAAGACGGGGAGTTTTTAGAAGAGATTTGCCAACAAGTGCTGCAACGCTGTCAAAGTGGCGCTTCGTCTCAGATTTTAGTGCGCGGCATCTCTCAAGTATTGCAACAACCCGAATTTTCCCAACTCCAACAGGTTCAAACTTTGTTACATCTCTTAGAAGCTGAACAAGATCAATTACGTTCTGTGATTTGTAATGTGGTAGAAGGGGGGGTAACGGTAAAAATTGGCTCAGAAAACCCCCTAGAACCGATGCAAACTTGTAGTTTAGTGTCAGCGAATTATTATCAAGGAGAATCTCCCGCGGGGAGTTTAGGGTTGGTCGGACCGACGCGGATGCTTTATGAAAATGCGATCGCGCTGGTGGAGGTGGCGGCGGATACGCTTTCTCAATCTCTCTCCCAAGGCTAA
- a CDS encoding IS1/IS1595 family N-terminal zinc-binding domain-containing protein — MQKCPQCYGQNYRKNGRVKNRQRYLCKDCGRQFLEVKSKTESFAPSVEESQDGISIILLDLENLKLDTSAEDYLQSIASYPIQVKLAFANWSEKAVIKQDIELYERGYFLVHVPGGKNSADARMMTLGAAIRIHYPKVEEVFVCSSDWLLTNLSNELLSQNLRVWRVRRQNKLLEIENRKTGEVYAYSLDLSQEIPDPKELITKLEQLIEQERESVNAKIQELSQLEELLSNRKTFAQKTEKKQESSLIVEEFSPDLETSVNGKVPTSRDQITDSESLKSAIEQIIEEIKNSSRHKKVTASTISNAFQKKFGITVNQIVQELDLGKNITDFLASDPQLLKQKNITDGAINKRAKAKSKTTCSKKITNRIELEKVLWEILNIFHRKNGSHSVPITTLGGDFKEYYGQSVSDVMKAIKITGTFTKFLESSKEFKLKKIGKIYHVVIID, encoded by the coding sequence ATGCAGAAGTGTCCTCAATGTTACGGTCAAAATTATCGTAAAAATGGACGGGTTAAAAATAGACAACGTTATTTATGTAAGGACTGTGGACGGCAGTTTTTAGAGGTAAAAAGTAAGACCGAATCTTTCGCGCCATCGGTGGAAGAATCTCAAGACGGCATTAGTATTATTCTTCTCGATTTAGAAAATTTGAAACTTGATACTTCCGCAGAAGACTATTTACAAAGTATAGCAAGTTATCCGATACAAGTTAAACTTGCGTTTGCCAATTGGAGTGAGAAAGCGGTTATAAAACAGGATATTGAACTTTATGAAAGGGGATATTTTTTAGTTCATGTTCCTGGGGGAAAAAATAGTGCGGATGCGAGAATGATGACGTTAGGGGCGGCGATTCGGATTCATTATCCAAAAGTTGAGGAAGTGTTTGTTTGTTCTTCTGATTGGCTACTGACGAATTTATCTAATGAGTTACTGAGTCAGAATTTACGAGTGTGGCGAGTGCGTCGTCAAAATAAACTTTTAGAAATCGAAAATCGGAAGACGGGAGAGGTTTATGCTTATTCTTTGGATTTAAGTCAAGAAATTCCTGATCCGAAAGAGTTGATTACTAAGTTGGAACAGTTGATTGAACAAGAACGAGAATCGGTTAACGCTAAAATTCAGGAATTATCACAGTTAGAGGAGTTATTAAGTAATCGGAAAACCTTTGCACAGAAAACGGAGAAAAAACAAGAATCATCGTTAATTGTTGAGGAGTTTTCTCCTGATTTGGAGACATCTGTTAATGGAAAAGTTCCCACTTCTAGGGATCAGATTACTGATTCGGAATCCTTGAAAAGCGCGATCGAGCAGATCATTGAAGAGATCAAAAATAGTTCTCGTCATAAGAAAGTAACAGCTTCCACGATTTCTAATGCTTTCCAAAAAAAGTTTGGCATCACGGTTAATCAAATTGTCCAAGAATTAGATTTAGGGAAAAATATTACTGACTTTTTAGCCAGTGATCCTCAATTATTAAAGCAAAAGAATATTACTGACGGAGCAATCAATAAAAGAGCAAAAGCCAAGTCAAAAACCACTTGTTCAAAAAAAATAACGAACCGCATTGAACTAGAAAAGGTATTATGGGAAATCCTGAATATTTTTCATCGCAAAAACGGGAGTCATTCTGTTCCAATAACAACTCTTGGCGGTGATTTTAAGGAGTATTATGGTCAGTCAGTTTCTGATGTAATGAAAGCGATAAAAATCACGGGAACGTTTACAAAATTTCTCGAATCTTCTAAGGAATTTAAGTTGAAAAAAATTGGTAAAATTTATCATGTGGTAATTATAGATTAG
- a CDS encoding site-2 protease family protein has translation MNNNIRVGNLFGIPFYVNPSWFLVLALVTWVYGSQLQNFPQLVGVTPWLLGLVAALLLFSSVLAHELGHSFVAIKQGITVNSITLFIFGGLASLEEDSKTPGEAFSVAIAGPVVSLILFGVFTFLEVSLPLSQPLSAVVGLLATVNLILALFNMIPGLPLDGGNVLKSIVWKITGNQYRGIFIASIVGQFIGWSAIALGVLSVFGVTQFGSLWTALIGFFLLQNAGRSAQSATIQDKLSRFTAEEAVSKNSPVIAADLNIREFVNEYVIGKGQWSKFLVTDEEGKLIGQLNVDDLKIIPTSEWTEKSVRELTKPQQVNSVKPKQTLLEVVMMFEKNKESEVAVIGDNGVVFGLVEKSGIANFLEEHKEELKAA, from the coding sequence ATGAATAATAATATTCGTGTTGGAAATTTATTTGGCATCCCATTTTATGTTAATCCTTCTTGGTTTTTAGTCCTTGCCCTTGTTACTTGGGTTTATGGTAGCCAGTTACAAAACTTTCCGCAACTGGTGGGTGTTACTCCCTGGCTATTAGGATTAGTCGCCGCTTTACTCCTATTTTCTTCGGTTTTAGCACACGAATTAGGACACAGTTTTGTTGCTATTAAACAAGGGATTACAGTTAACTCGATTACCCTATTTATTTTTGGCGGTTTAGCAAGTTTAGAAGAAGATTCTAAAACCCCAGGAGAAGCATTTTCTGTCGCCATCGCTGGGCCAGTCGTTAGTTTAATTCTGTTTGGTGTATTCACCTTCTTGGAAGTTAGTCTTCCCCTGTCGCAACCGCTTTCCGCAGTGGTGGGTTTACTCGCAACAGTGAATTTAATTCTCGCTTTATTTAACATGATTCCAGGCTTACCTTTAGACGGCGGAAATGTTCTGAAATCGATCGTCTGGAAGATTACGGGGAATCAATATCGGGGCATTTTTATTGCCAGCATTGTCGGTCAATTTATTGGCTGGAGTGCGATCGCGCTGGGAGTTCTTTCTGTCTTTGGCGTGACTCAATTTGGCAGTTTATGGACAGCATTAATTGGATTTTTCTTATTACAAAATGCGGGTCGATCGGCGCAGTCGGCGACTATTCAAGATAAGCTAAGTCGTTTTACCGCAGAAGAAGCCGTCAGCAAAAACAGTCCTGTTATTGCTGCTGATTTAAACATTCGAGAGTTTGTCAATGAGTATGTTATTGGTAAAGGACAATGGAGTAAATTTTTAGTAACCGATGAAGAAGGGAAGTTAATTGGTCAATTAAATGTAGATGACTTGAAGATTATCCCTACTTCAGAATGGACAGAAAAAAGTGTTCGTGAATTAACGAAGCCGCAACAAGTTAATTCGGTAAAACCAAAACAAACTCTTTTAGAAGTAGTGATGATGTTTGAGAAAAATAAAGAAAGCGAAGTCGCTGTTATTGGTGACAACGGAGTCGTTTTTGGTTTAGTGGAAAAATCAGGAATCGCTAACTTTTTAGAGGAACATAAAGAGGAATTAAAAGCGGCTTAG
- a CDS encoding CPXCG motif-containing cysteine-rich protein — protein sequence MENTSQFVCAFCGEKNPTFVDIGAGNSQSYVEDCQVCCNPNVLYIEIDEDTLDVNIETDCES from the coding sequence ATGGAAAATACATCTCAGTTTGTTTGTGCTTTTTGTGGGGAAAAGAATCCCACTTTTGTTGATATTGGTGCGGGAAATTCACAAAGTTATGTGGAGGATTGTCAGGTGTGTTGTAATCCCAATGTTTTATATATTGAAATTGATGAAGACACTTTAGACGTTAATATCGAAACGGATTGTGAAAGTTAA
- a CDS encoding sodium-dependent bicarbonate transport family permease: protein MDFLSDFLTRFGDKLQSPTLGFLIGGMIIAAVNSRLQIPDAIYKFIVFMLLIKVGLSGGIAIRNANLAQMLLPAVFAAAIGIIIVLIARNTLARLPKVKVVDAIATGGLFGAVSGSTLAAGLTMMESEAMQYEPWAAALYPFMDIPALVTAIVLASIYKSKESQTVGEDITQQEYLSKQAVAAGAGEYPSEPDYPTTRQEYRNQQREQQGKRVEIWPIVKESLQGSALSALLLGLALGILTRPESVYESFFNPLFRGLLSVLMLVMGMEAWSRIGELRKVAQWYVVYAAAAPLLHGLIGFGLGYLAHVTTGFSAGGVVILAVIASSSSDISGPPTLRAGIPKANPSAYIGSSTALGTPIAIAVGIPLYIGLAQTLMGGG, encoded by the coding sequence GTGGATTTTTTATCAGATTTCTTGACGCGCTTCGGGGATAAGTTACAGTCCCCAACACTGGGTTTTCTAATTGGTGGTATGATCATTGCTGCCGTCAATAGTCGGTTGCAAATTCCAGATGCGATCTATAAGTTCATCGTCTTCATGTTGCTCATCAAAGTTGGTTTGAGTGGTGGTATTGCGATCCGTAATGCTAACCTAGCGCAGATGCTGTTACCTGCGGTATTTGCTGCAGCCATCGGGATTATTATCGTGCTGATTGCGCGTAATACCTTGGCAAGGTTGCCGAAAGTCAAAGTCGTTGATGCCATTGCGACTGGGGGCTTATTTGGGGCGGTGAGTGGCTCTACTCTCGCCGCCGGTCTGACAATGATGGAATCAGAAGCGATGCAATACGAACCTTGGGCGGCTGCACTTTATCCCTTTATGGACATTCCAGCGCTCGTGACGGCGATCGTCTTAGCCAGTATTTATAAAAGCAAGGAGAGTCAGACCGTAGGCGAAGATATCACCCAGCAGGAGTATCTCAGCAAGCAGGCGGTTGCTGCAGGCGCTGGAGAGTATCCTAGCGAGCCAGACTATCCGACCACAAGGCAGGAGTATCGGAATCAGCAGCGCGAACAACAAGGTAAGCGGGTCGAAATCTGGCCGATTGTGAAGGAGAGCTTACAAGGTTCGGCTCTATCAGCACTGCTACTCGGTCTCGCCCTTGGCATACTAACCCGTCCCGAAAGTGTCTATGAGAGCTTCTTTAATCCCCTCTTCCGTGGTCTGCTTTCAGTTTTGATGCTGGTTATGGGTATGGAGGCTTGGTCAAGAATCGGCGAGCTACGCAAGGTTGCCCAGTGGTACGTCGTCTATGCTGCAGCAGCGCCACTATTGCATGGGCTAATTGGCTTTGGTCTCGGTTATCTTGCCCACGTTACAACGGGATTTAGTGCAGGGGGCGTTGTGATCTTAGCTGTCATCGCCTCCTCTAGTTCAGATATTTCAGGGCCGCCTACTTTACGCGCTGGTATTCCCAAAGCTAATCCCTCGGCATACATCGGCTCTTCTACCGCGCTTGGTACGCCAATTGCAATTGCTGTGGGAATCCCACTCTACATTGGACTCGCCCAAACGCTGATGGGAGGAGGCTAA
- a CDS encoding rhodanese-like domain-containing protein: MANTPFQQVSVEELANALQTQGKDNLQLVDVREPSELEISAIEGFTNLPLSQHEQWAPQIYQHLDPEKETYVLCHHGIRSAQMCYWLNQQGFKTVKNIQGGIDAYSLTIDSSIPRY, encoded by the coding sequence ATGGCTAACACTCCTTTTCAACAAGTTTCTGTGGAAGAACTGGCGAACGCGCTCCAAACTCAAGGCAAAGATAACTTACAATTAGTAGATGTGAGAGAACCTTCAGAATTAGAAATCAGCGCGATCGAGGGCTTTACCAATCTTCCTCTCAGTCAACATGAACAATGGGCGCCTCAAATTTACCAACACCTTGATCCAGAAAAGGAAACCTATGTTCTCTGTCATCACGGCATCCGTTCCGCGCAAATGTGTTATTGGTTAAACCAACAGGGATTTAAAACTGTAAAGAATATTCAGGGTGGGATTGATGCTTATTCTCTCACCATTGATTCCTCAATACCCCGCTATTAA
- a CDS encoding P-II family nitrogen regulator has protein sequence MTKEAKKLVIITEKLLLKKVAKIIDEAGATGYTVLATGGKGSRNVRSSGQPTVGDTESNIKFEVLTPTREMALKISDEVAARFFEDYSGITYLCEAEVLHAHKF, from the coding sequence ATGACTAAGGAAGCGAAAAAGCTCGTTATCATCACGGAAAAGTTGCTACTGAAAAAGGTCGCCAAGATCATCGATGAAGCTGGAGCGACTGGTTACACTGTGTTAGCGACTGGTGGTAAAGGGAGTCGTAACGTTCGATCGTCGGGACAACCTACTGTTGGTGACACCGAATCAAATATCAAGTTTGAGGTGCTTACCCCGACACGAGAAATGGCTCTGAAGATTTCGGATGAGGTGGCAGCACGGTTTTTCGAGGATTATTCGGGTATTACCTATCTCTGTGAAGCGGAGGTACTGCACGCTCACAAGTTTTAA
- a CDS encoding NAD(P)H-quinone oxidoreductase subunit 4 has product MTQFPWLTTVILFPLIASFFIPFIPDKDGKQVRWYALVIGLINFAFIIAGFYLDYDFSNPNLQLVESYSWIPQLDLNWSVGADGISMPLIVLTGFITTLAILAAWPVSLKPKLFYFLILAMYGGQIAVFAVQDMLLFFLVWELELIPVYLLLSIWGGKKRLYAATKFILYTAGGSLFILVAGLTMAFYGDTVTFDMRALADKDIALNFQLWLYAGFFIAYAVKLPIFPLHTWLPDAHGEATAPVHMLLAGILLKMGGYALIRMNAGMLPDAHAYFAPALVILGVVNIIYAALTSFAQRNLKRKIAYSSISHMGFVLIGIGSFTNLGLSGAVLQMVSHGLIGASLFFLVGATYDRTHTLMLDEMGGVGQKMQKIFAMFTTCSLASLALPGMSGFVAEVMIFIGFSTSDAYNTTFKVLVVFLAAVGVILTPIYLLSMLREIFYGKENQELVSHEVLVDAEPREVFIIACLLIPIIGIGFYPKILTQVYDSTTIAYTDRLRNSVPSLVKPSDVAQADPSLLSLTAPKLK; this is encoded by the coding sequence ATGACACAATTTCCTTGGCTAACTACGGTTATCCTCTTTCCCTTAATTGCCTCTTTCTTTATCCCGTTTATTCCCGACAAAGACGGGAAACAAGTGCGTTGGTATGCGCTGGTAATTGGCTTAATCAATTTTGCCTTTATCATTGCGGGATTCTATCTCGACTATGACTTCTCTAACCCCAACTTACAACTGGTAGAAAGTTATAGTTGGATTCCCCAACTGGACTTAAATTGGTCAGTGGGCGCTGATGGCATTTCCATGCCTTTAATCGTTCTCACGGGCTTTATTACCACCCTCGCCATTTTAGCCGCTTGGCCCGTAAGTTTGAAACCCAAACTCTTTTATTTCCTAATTCTTGCCATGTACGGCGGACAAATTGCTGTCTTCGCTGTCCAAGATATGTTGTTATTCTTCCTCGTGTGGGAATTAGAGTTAATCCCAGTTTATTTACTGCTGTCAATTTGGGGAGGAAAAAAACGCCTCTATGCCGCGACTAAATTCATCCTTTACACCGCAGGCGGATCACTCTTTATTCTCGTTGCGGGTTTAACCATGGCGTTTTACGGGGATACCGTCACCTTTGACATGAGAGCGTTAGCCGATAAAGATATCGCTCTCAATTTCCAACTCTGGCTTTATGCGGGCTTCTTCATTGCTTATGCGGTGAAGTTACCGATTTTCCCCCTCCATACTTGGCTTCCTGATGCTCACGGCGAAGCAACTGCACCTGTGCATATGTTACTCGCTGGGATTCTCTTAAAAATGGGCGGCTATGCTTTGATTCGCATGAATGCAGGAATGTTGCCCGATGCTCATGCTTATTTTGCCCCAGCGTTGGTGATTTTAGGGGTGGTGAATATTATTTATGCGGCGTTGACTTCCTTTGCTCAACGTAATCTGAAACGAAAAATTGCCTATTCTTCGATTTCCCACATGGGGTTTGTTTTAATTGGTATCGGTTCGTTTACCAATTTAGGTTTAAGTGGCGCTGTGTTACAAATGGTGTCTCACGGCTTAATTGGAGCAAGTCTTTTCTTTTTAGTGGGGGCAACTTATGACCGCACTCATACCCTAATGTTAGATGAGATGGGCGGTGTTGGGCAGAAGATGCAGAAAATTTTTGCCATGTTTACCACTTGTTCTCTCGCGTCTCTTGCCTTACCAGGGATGAGTGGTTTTGTTGCCGAAGTGATGATATTTATCGGCTTTTCCACCAGTGATGCTTACAACACGACGTTTAAGGTATTGGTGGTGTTTTTAGCTGCGGTGGGTGTGATTCTCACTCCGATTTATCTCCTCTCGATGTTACGAGAAATTTTCTATGGTAAAGAAAACCAAGAGTTAGTTTCCCACGAAGTTTTGGTGGATGCAGAACCGCGAGAAGTGTTTATTATTGCTTGTTTGCTGATTCCAATTATTGGCATTGGCTTCTATCCGAAGATTCTCACACAAGTGTATGATTCGACAACGATCGCCTACACCGATCGATTGCGGAATTCTGTTCCTTCTTTAGTAAAACCCTCTGATGTGGCTCAAGCTGATCCTTCTCTGCTTTCTCTAACTGCTCCGAAGTTGAAGTAA
- a CDS encoding UbiD family decarboxylase, protein MARDLQEFIKQVDKRGQLRRITVPVDPELEITEISNRMLKAGGPALLFENVKGASYPVAINLMGTLERVCWAMNMEHPEELETLGKKLGMLQQPKPPKKVSQAIEFGKLLLDVAKAKPGRDFFPPCQEVIEKGEDVDLNRLPLLRPYPEDAGKIITLGLVITKDVETGTPNVGVYRLQLQSKNTMTVHWLSVRGGARHLRKAAENGKKLEVAIALGVDPLIIMAAATPIPVDLSEWLFAGLYGGSGVKLANCKTVDLQVPADSEFVLEGTITPGEVLPDGPFGDHMGYYGGVEDSPLIRFQCVTHRKNPVYLTTFSGRPPKEEAILAIALNRIYTPILRQQVSEITDFFLPMEALSYKAAIISIKKAYPGHAKRSALAFWSALPQFTYTKFVIVVDESINIRDPREVVWAISSKVDPSRDVFILPETPFDSLDFASEKIGLGGRMGIDATTKIPPETDHEWGKPLESDPEMAKTVDQRWEEYGLADINLEEVNASLFGYDLH, encoded by the coding sequence ATGGCGCGAGACTTACAAGAATTTATCAAACAAGTTGACAAAAGAGGACAACTGCGACGCATTACCGTTCCCGTTGATCCAGAATTAGAAATTACCGAAATCTCCAACCGAATGTTAAAAGCGGGAGGACCCGCACTCCTCTTTGAAAATGTTAAAGGAGCATCCTATCCAGTGGCAATTAATCTCATGGGAACGTTAGAACGGGTATGTTGGGCGATGAACATGGAACATCCCGAAGAATTAGAAACATTAGGAAAGAAGTTAGGGATGCTTCAACAGCCAAAACCACCGAAAAAAGTCTCGCAAGCGATCGAGTTTGGAAAATTACTCCTTGATGTGGCAAAGGCAAAACCTGGACGCGATTTTTTCCCTCCTTGTCAAGAAGTGATAGAAAAAGGAGAAGACGTTGATCTCAATCGGCTTCCCTTACTGCGTCCTTATCCCGAAGATGCTGGCAAAATTATCACCCTCGGTTTAGTGATTACTAAAGATGTAGAAACGGGTACGCCCAATGTCGGCGTATATCGCCTACAACTCCAGTCTAAAAATACAATGACCGTTCATTGGTTATCGGTGCGAGGAGGGGCAAGACATTTACGGAAAGCGGCGGAAAATGGTAAAAAATTGGAAGTTGCGATCGCCCTCGGTGTTGATCCATTAATCATCATGGCAGCCGCCACTCCCATCCCAGTTGATCTTTCCGAATGGTTATTCGCTGGACTCTACGGCGGTTCTGGGGTCAAACTAGCAAACTGTAAAACCGTTGACTTGCAAGTTCCAGCCGATTCAGAATTTGTTTTAGAAGGAACAATCACCCCTGGGGAAGTCTTACCAGACGGCCCGTTTGGCGACCACATGGGTTATTATGGCGGCGTGGAAGACTCTCCCCTAATTCGCTTTCAATGCGTCACTCACCGCAAAAATCCCGTTTATCTGACCACCTTTAGCGGTCGTCCCCCGAAAGAAGAAGCAATTCTCGCCATTGCCTTAAACCGCATTTACACCCCCATTTTACGGCAACAGGTGTCAGAAATTACAGACTTTTTCCTCCCGATGGAGGCTTTGAGTTATAAAGCCGCGATTATCTCCATCAAAAAAGCATATCCAGGACACGCTAAACGGTCAGCGCTGGCGTTTTGGAGTGCTTTACCACAATTTACTTACACAAAATTTGTGATTGTCGTTGATGAAAGTATTAATATCCGTGATCCTCGGGAAGTGGTGTGGGCGATTTCTTCTAAGGTTGATCCATCCAGAGATGTGTTTATCCTCCCAGAAACTCCCTTCGACAGTTTAGATTTTGCCAGCGAGAAAATCGGTTTAGGAGGAAGAATGGGAATTGATGCGACCACAAAGATTCCTCCCGAAACTGATCACGAATGGGGAAAACCCCTCGAATCTGATCCTGAAATGGCGAAAACAGTTGATCAACGTTGGGAGGAATATGGACTCGCTGACATTAATTTGGAAGAAGTGAATGCGAGTTTATTCGGTTACGATCTCCATTAA